The proteins below come from a single Mya arenaria isolate MELC-2E11 chromosome 8, ASM2691426v1 genomic window:
- the LOC128243745 gene encoding uncharacterized protein LOC128243745 isoform X2 — protein sequence MDIPSMTKVSKVIKQLRYKRRDDDYPSLSSTPGPSTKKNKYNRHKTKPQRDLAYVEKHVNSCRTMISELKKLFDGQPALHIHTRAQEWRQELADVEKTLTFLKTVIAVVGDTGAGKSSLINAMLDHRNVLPTSGMQACTAVAVEVVRNAESKSFEADIVFLQSKTIIRFYMFFLDICMKNGMV from the exons ATGGATATCCCGTCGATGACAAAAGTGTCAAAAGTCATTAAGCAGCTACGATACAAGAGACGGGACGATGACTACCCGAGTTTGAGTTCCACACCGGGGCCGAGTACTAAGAAGAATAAATACAACAGGCACAAGACCAAACCTCAGAGGGATCTGGCGTATGTAgagaaacatgtaaacag TTGCAGAACGATGATCTCTGAGTTGAAGAAACTATTTGATGGACAGCCAGCTCTGCACATTCACACCAGAGCGCAGGAATGGAG GCAAGAACTAGCCGACGTTGAAAAGACACTGACGTTCCTGAAGACAGTGATAGCTGTGGTTGGGGACACAGGGGCGGGAAAGTCCAGCCTGATCAACGCAATGCTCGACCATCGCAATGTCCTGCCTACTTCCGGCATGCAGGCATGTACAGCAGTCGCGGTAGAGGTTGTTCGGAATGCAGAAAGCAAAAGTTTCGAGGCAGATATCGTGTTCCTTCAGAGCAAG ACCATCATACGGTTCTACATGTTTTTCCTGGatatttgcatgaaaaacg gaATGGTTTGA
- the LOC128243745 gene encoding nuclear GTPase SLIP-GC-like isoform X1: MDIPSMTKVSKVIKQLRYKRRDDDYPSLSSTPGPSTKKNKYNRHKTKPQRDLAYVEKHVNSCRTMISELKKLFDGQPALHIHTRAQEWRQELADVEKTLTFLKTVIAVVGDTGAGKSSLINAMLDHRNVLPTSGMQACTAVAVEVVRNAESKSFEADIVFLQSKEWFDELQILLKELTGQDGTIKKNVPDTTSDAYVSYCKVKAVYGRIDSFEILSKISTVIFWLGRNKVIKENNPEEFRRQIEIYIATQDSGTGGQ, translated from the exons ATGGATATCCCGTCGATGACAAAAGTGTCAAAAGTCATTAAGCAGCTACGATACAAGAGACGGGACGATGACTACCCGAGTTTGAGTTCCACACCGGGGCCGAGTACTAAGAAGAATAAATACAACAGGCACAAGACCAAACCTCAGAGGGATCTGGCGTATGTAgagaaacatgtaaacag TTGCAGAACGATGATCTCTGAGTTGAAGAAACTATTTGATGGACAGCCAGCTCTGCACATTCACACCAGAGCGCAGGAATGGAG GCAAGAACTAGCCGACGTTGAAAAGACACTGACGTTCCTGAAGACAGTGATAGCTGTGGTTGGGGACACAGGGGCGGGAAAGTCCAGCCTGATCAACGCAATGCTCGACCATCGCAATGTCCTGCCTACTTCCGGCATGCAGGCATGTACAGCAGTCGCGGTAGAGGTTGTTCGGAATGCAGAAAGCAAAAGTTTCGAGGCAGATATCGTGTTCCTTCAGAGCAAG gaATGGTTTGATGAGCTACAGATACTGCTGAAAGAGCTTACAGGACAAGACGGAACAATCAAGAAGAATGTGCCTGACACGACATCTGACGCGTACGTGTCCTACTGCAAGGTAAAGGCCGTGTATGGTAGGATTGACTCATTTGAGATCCTGTCCAAAATTAGCACCGTTATCTTCTGGCTCGGCAGGAACAAGGTCATCAAGGAAAACAAT CCCGAGGAATTCCGCCGCCAAATAGAAATATACATTGCTACTCAGGACTCAGGTACCGGAGGTCAATAA